Proteins from a single region of Hymenobacter aquaticus:
- a CDS encoding metal-dependent hydrolase family protein, translating into MLALRPSALVAALLCSFSLTPALAQKTYLHCGRLLDMRAAKAQPQTEMTLVVEKGRVVAVQPGYTTGSAADQVIDLKNKTVLPGLIDCHVHLEGETSKDSFLKELTENPADVAFGSLDHARKTLLAGFTTVRDLGGSGVNVALRNAVNRGQVVGPRIFTAGKAISGTGGHMDPTNGYRQDLMGLPGPADGVANGPDQCRQAVREQYKRGSDLIKIASTGGVLSVAKDGSSAQMTEEEIKAVVETARDLGLKVACHAHGAEGMKRAIRAGVVSIEHGTLMDDETMKLMKKFGTWYVPTITAGKSVADSARIPNYYPPLVTPKALSIGPKLQTTFGKAYKAGVKIAFGTDASVYRHGVNALEFQYMVEAGMPAYEALRAATVAAAELLGQTDNLGTLEAGKLADVVAVDGDPTQDITAMQRVRFVMKQGVVYRQQ; encoded by the coding sequence ATGCTCGCACTTCGCCCCTCGGCCCTGGTGGCCGCCCTGCTTTGCTCCTTTTCCCTGACCCCGGCCCTGGCCCAGAAAACCTACCTGCACTGCGGCCGCCTGCTGGATATGCGCGCCGCCAAAGCCCAGCCCCAGACCGAAATGACCCTGGTAGTGGAAAAAGGCCGCGTGGTGGCAGTGCAGCCCGGCTACACCACCGGCAGCGCCGCCGACCAGGTTATCGACTTGAAGAACAAGACGGTGCTGCCCGGCCTGATTGACTGCCACGTGCACCTGGAAGGCGAAACCAGCAAGGACAGCTTTCTGAAAGAGCTGACCGAAAACCCGGCCGACGTGGCTTTTGGCTCCCTCGACCACGCCCGCAAAACCCTGCTGGCCGGCTTTACCACCGTGCGCGACCTGGGCGGCTCGGGCGTGAACGTGGCCCTGCGCAACGCCGTGAACCGCGGCCAGGTGGTAGGTCCGCGCATCTTTACGGCCGGCAAAGCCATATCGGGCACCGGCGGCCACATGGACCCCACCAACGGCTACCGGCAGGATTTGATGGGCCTTCCCGGCCCTGCGGATGGCGTGGCCAACGGCCCCGACCAGTGCCGGCAGGCCGTGCGCGAGCAGTACAAGCGCGGCTCCGACCTGATTAAGATTGCCTCGACCGGCGGGGTGCTGAGCGTGGCCAAAGACGGCAGCAGCGCCCAGATGACCGAAGAGGAAATAAAAGCCGTGGTGGAAACGGCGCGGGATTTAGGCCTGAAAGTAGCCTGCCACGCCCACGGCGCCGAGGGCATGAAGCGCGCCATCCGGGCCGGCGTGGTCAGCATCGAGCACGGCACGCTGATGGACGACGAGACGATGAAGCTGATGAAGAAGTTCGGGACCTGGTACGTACCGACCATCACGGCGGGCAAGTCGGTGGCCGACTCGGCCAGGATTCCGAACTACTACCCGCCCCTGGTGACGCCCAAGGCCCTGAGCATCGGCCCCAAGCTGCAAACGACTTTCGGGAAGGCGTACAAGGCGGGAGTGAAAATTGCGTTTGGCACCGACGCCTCCGTGTATCGCCACGGCGTGAATGCCCTGGAGTTTCAGTACATGGTGGAGGCCGGCATGCCCGCCTACGAGGCCCTGCGGGCGGCTACGGTGGCGGCGGCCGAGCTGCTGGGCCAGACCGACAACCTGGGCACGCTGGAAGCCGGCAAGCTGGCCGACGTAGTGGCCGTGGATGGCGACCCGACCCAGGATATTACGGCCATGCAGCGGGTGCGCTTCGTGATGAAGCAGGGCGTGGTGTACCGGCAGCAGTAG
- a CDS encoding CinA family protein yields the protein MKQADIAALVKRFIQYKLTLAFAESCTAGLLPSGLIEAQGASSVLLGSIVTYHPIAKRKLLGVSQQTLDVYTAESQQVTNEMVMGLHKKLGADVCVAVTGLCAAGGSETDEKPAGTLFFTFLYQNRAEEHRQEFEGSCQSVRQQAVDFVYTKLNELLDRFPPDQNKLTD from the coding sequence ATGAAACAGGCTGATATTGCTGCCCTCGTCAAGCGTTTTATTCAGTACAAGCTCACGCTGGCCTTTGCCGAAAGCTGCACGGCCGGCCTGCTGCCCTCGGGCCTGATTGAAGCCCAGGGTGCCAGCAGCGTGCTGCTGGGCTCCATCGTAACCTACCACCCCATCGCCAAGCGCAAGCTGCTGGGCGTCAGTCAGCAGACGCTGGACGTGTACACGGCTGAGTCGCAGCAGGTGACCAACGAGATGGTGATGGGCCTGCACAAGAAGCTCGGGGCCGACGTGTGCGTGGCCGTGACGGGGCTGTGCGCGGCCGGCGGCTCGGAAACCGACGAGAAACCCGCCGGCACGCTGTTTTTCACCTTTCTCTACCAGAACCGCGCCGAGGAGCACCGCCAGGAGTTTGAGGGTAGTTGCCAGAGCGTGCGGCAGCAGGCCGTCGACTTCGTGTATACCAAGCTCAACGAGCTGCTCGACCGGTTTCCGCCCGACCAGAACAAGCTGACCGATTAA
- a CDS encoding zinc dependent phospholipase C family protein, giving the protein MKKHLLTLAIVLLCPFLSSGWGFLAHRTINQVAVYTLPKGMQGFYYRHMPEIVRLATAPDERRDDDPKEAPKHYIDMDHYGDDPFGAMPKLWEKAVAKYSADTLRKYGTVPWIVMETKEALTEAFRARDTVAIVRLSAELGHYVADAYVPLHTTVNYDGQLTNQQGMHSLWESKLPERHLAEWKLDSEKAEYLKDPLKDIWLAVQQSYGFLGDTFDKEEKVTRNFTTETKYTFSHKYGKTRRAYSDAFADAYHKEVGGQVAYRLKQAPTLVASMWLTAWQDAGKPDLEQLMGKKVSKEEKEKLAVELKAWDKNELITQDLLLALHPEKAVEKADQINSAKDMAPAPVEEPAVAAPAAPAAPAPAAAGPEKVKVKTKTDEGSSKRKEKKKKEEKPANDGWN; this is encoded by the coding sequence ATGAAAAAGCATTTACTGACGTTGGCCATCGTGCTGCTATGCCCGTTTTTGTCGTCGGGCTGGGGCTTTCTGGCGCATCGCACCATCAACCAGGTAGCCGTGTACACGCTGCCCAAGGGCATGCAGGGATTTTACTACCGGCACATGCCCGAAATCGTGCGGCTGGCGACGGCCCCCGATGAGCGCCGCGACGACGACCCCAAGGAAGCGCCCAAGCACTACATCGACATGGACCACTACGGCGACGACCCGTTCGGGGCCATGCCCAAGCTCTGGGAAAAGGCCGTGGCCAAGTATTCGGCCGATACGCTGCGCAAGTACGGCACCGTGCCGTGGATTGTGATGGAAACCAAGGAGGCGCTGACCGAAGCCTTCCGGGCCCGCGACACGGTGGCCATCGTGCGCCTCTCGGCCGAGCTGGGCCATTACGTGGCCGATGCCTACGTGCCGCTGCACACCACCGTCAACTACGACGGGCAGCTGACCAACCAGCAGGGCATGCACAGCCTCTGGGAATCGAAGCTGCCGGAGCGCCACCTGGCCGAGTGGAAGCTGGACTCGGAAAAAGCCGAGTACCTGAAAGACCCGCTCAAAGACATCTGGCTGGCCGTGCAGCAGTCGTACGGCTTTCTGGGCGACACCTTCGACAAGGAAGAGAAAGTAACCCGGAACTTCACGACCGAAACCAAGTACACGTTTTCGCACAAGTACGGCAAAACCCGCCGGGCCTATTCCGATGCTTTTGCCGACGCCTACCACAAGGAAGTGGGTGGGCAGGTAGCCTACCGCCTCAAGCAGGCCCCCACGCTGGTGGCCTCGATGTGGCTCACGGCCTGGCAGGACGCGGGCAAGCCCGATCTGGAGCAGCTGATGGGCAAAAAAGTCAGCAAGGAGGAGAAGGAGAAGCTGGCCGTGGAGCTGAAAGCCTGGGACAAGAACGAGCTGATTACCCAGGACTTGCTGCTGGCCCTGCACCCGGAAAAAGCCGTGGAAAAAGCCGACCAGATCAACTCGGCCAAGGACATGGCCCCGGCCCCCGTGGAGGAGCCCGCCGTAGCGGCCCCGGCCGCCCCCGCTGCCCCGGCCCCGGCTGCTGCCGGGCCCGAAAAAGTGAAGGTGAAAACTAAAACCGACGAGGGCAGCAGCAAGCGGAAGGAAAAGAAAAAGAAGGAGGAGAAGCCCGCCAACGACGGCTGGAACTAA
- a CDS encoding peptidylprolyl isomerase yields MALSPILRALIFPAMTSFFRSAFVYSAGCAALLAAAAGTSSCNQAPPPAETAAPATPPPVPGPDLRKLSDSSVVALLPDYLRQYPGSEVIVHTRLGDMRIKLYDDTPLHKANFLLLARKGVFDETVFNRVVKGFAIQGGTSDHRTIRMARYHVPPEIRPAHFHKRGALGMARYDDDQNPGKLSSNTDFYIVQGEKLTPYQAQAMAGRKLTPAQAKAYATVGGVPSLDGKYTVFGEVVEGLEVIDKIAAEPVDPYKWPKKDVDIKIEVVK; encoded by the coding sequence ATGGCCCTTTCCCCTATTCTCCGCGCCCTGATCTTTCCCGCCATGACTTCTTTCTTCCGGTCGGCTTTCGTGTATTCTGCCGGTTGCGCCGCGCTGCTCGCCGCCGCCGCTGGCACGAGCAGCTGCAACCAGGCCCCGCCGCCCGCCGAAACGGCCGCCCCCGCTACTCCCCCACCCGTGCCCGGCCCCGACCTGCGCAAGCTGTCGGACAGCAGCGTGGTGGCGTTGCTGCCCGACTACCTGCGGCAGTACCCCGGCTCCGAGGTTATCGTGCACACCCGGCTCGGCGACATGCGCATCAAGCTCTACGACGATACGCCGCTGCACAAAGCCAATTTTCTGCTGCTGGCCCGCAAAGGCGTGTTCGACGAAACCGTGTTCAACCGGGTGGTCAAGGGCTTTGCCATTCAGGGCGGCACTTCCGACCACCGCACCATTCGGATGGCGCGCTACCACGTGCCACCCGAAATCCGGCCGGCGCACTTCCACAAGCGCGGCGCCCTGGGCATGGCCCGCTACGACGACGACCAGAACCCCGGCAAGCTGTCGTCAAACACCGACTTCTACATTGTGCAGGGCGAAAAGCTGACGCCCTACCAGGCGCAGGCTATGGCCGGCCGCAAGCTGACGCCCGCGCAGGCCAAGGCCTATGCCACCGTGGGCGGCGTGCCTTCCCTGGATGGCAAATACACCGTGTTCGGGGAAGTGGTGGAAGGCCTGGAGGTAATCGACAAAATTGCCGCCGAGCCCGTGGACCCCTACAAGTGGCCCAAAAAGGACGTCGACATCAAGATTGAAGTAGTGAAGTAG